Proteins from one Mercurialis annua linkage group LG7, ddMerAnnu1.2, whole genome shotgun sequence genomic window:
- the LOC126655883 gene encoding BTB/POZ domain-containing protein SR1IP1 isoform X2, with the protein MVVELHQDQNSNMSSQKKELLTNAMKRTSEWIFSQEIPSDVTVHAGGSSFSLHKFPLVSKSGFIRKLVSASSDADLSEIELPDIPGGAEAFEVAAKFCYGINFEISTENIALLRCVAEYLEMTEDYGVGNLVARTEAYINEVALKSLAGAVSILHLSEKYLPLAEKVKLVSRCIDAIAFMACKETQFSISGRSDSGNEGMHSSLTPQPKPIVDWWAEDLTVLRIDIFQRVLGAMMARGFKQYALGPILMLYAQKSLRGLEIFGKGRKKIELQQEHEKRVVLETIVSLLPREKNVLSVSFLSMLLRAAIYLETTVACRLDLEKKMALQLGQAVLDDLLIPSYSFTGDTLFDVDTIQRILMNYVEYQVQGIRMGYQAADDEYVSPPPSDMERVGKLMENYLAEIASDRNLTVARFINLAELIPEQSRITEDGIYRAIDIFLKAHPALSDMEKKKACSLMDCQKLSREACAHAAQNDRLPVQTVVQVLYYEQQRLRDVMNGDSPTIPSKTVYSTDNHNHNPPISDEISSLKRENQDLKLELTKMKMRMKEIENSSGGRSVTASPMLHSPSAADKPPLPRKSIINSVSKKLGRLYPFVRGEGDSFSKARAKPAKDRRHSIS; encoded by the exons ATGGTGGTGGAGCTTCATCAGGACCAAAATTCTAACATGTCATCCCAAAAGAAAGAGCTTCTGACCAATGCCATGAAGAGAACCAGTGAAtg GATTTTCTCCCAGGAAATTCCCAGTGATGTTACTGTTCATGCTGGTGGATCTTCTTTTTCATTGCATAAG TTTCCATTGGTGTCCAAGAGTGGTTTCATAAGAAAACTAGTATCAGCTTCTAGTGATGCTGATCTTTCCGAGATTGAACTCCCAGATATCCCCGGCGGGGCAGAAGCATTTGAAGTGGCAGCCAAGTTCTGCTATGGAATTAACTTCGAAATTAGTACAGAAAACATCGCCCTGCTTCGTTGTGTTGCAGAGTATCTAGAAATGACTGAGGATTATGGAGTTGGAAATTTAGTAGCAAGAACTGAAGCATACATAAATGAAGTGGCACTTAAAAGTCTTGCTGGTGCAGTTTCAATCTTGCACTTGTCCGAAAAATATCTTCCACTGGCCGAGAAAGTAAAATTGGTAAGTAGATGCATAGATGCTATAGCATTCATGGCCTGCAAGGAAACACAATTTTCTATATCGGGTAGGTCTGATAGCGGAAATGAAGGCATGCATTCTTCGTTGACGCCTCAACCAAAGCCCATTGTTGATTGGTGGGCTGAAGATTTAACTGTTCTTAGGATTGATATATTTCAAAGAGTTTTGGGTGCAATGATGGCTAGGGGGTTTAAACAATATGCTCTTGGTCCTATACTTATGCTCTATGCACAGAAATCGCTCCGAGGCTTG GAAATATTTGGAAAGGGGAGGAAGAAAATTGAGCTACAACAAGAGCATGAAAAAAGGGTAGTCTTAGAGACAATAGTGAGTCTTTTACCAAGGGAAAAGAATGTATTGTCAGTCAGCTTTCTGTCGATGTTGCTTCGTGCTGCAATATATCTCGAAACAACAGTTGCTTGCCGGCTTGATTTGGAAAAAAAGATGGCATTGCAACTCGGACAAGCCGTGTTAGATGATCTCTTGATTCCTTCATATTCATTTACAGGTGACACATTGTTTGATGTGGATACAATTCAAAGAATCTTGATGAATTACGTTGAATACCAAGTGCAAGGAATCAGAATGGGGTATCAAGCTGCCGATGATGAGTATGTTTCTCCTCCTCCAAGTGATATGGAACGTGTCGGGAAGCTAATGGAGAACTACCTAGCTGAAATAGCTTCTGATCGGAACTTAACTGTTGCAAGATTCATCAATCTTGCTGAACTAATTCCAGAACAATCGAGGATAACAGAAGATGGCATATACAGAGCCATTGACATCTTCCTCAAG GCTCATCCTGCTTTAAGTGAcatggagaagaagaaagcatGCAGTTTAATGGATTGCCAGAAGCTATCCAGAGAAGCTTGTGCACACGCTGCACAAAACGACCGTCTTCCAGTTCAGACAGTAGTTCAGGTGCTATACTACGAGCAACAGCGACTTCGAGATGTTATGAATGGAGACTCACCCACAATTCCTTCTAAAACCGTATATTCTACTGataatcataatcataatccacCTATTTCTGATGAGATATCCAGCCTTAAAAGAGAGAATCAGGACCTGAAACTAGAGCTAACGAAAATGAAAATGCGAATGAAGGAAATTGAGAACTCGTCAGGAGGACGATCTGTGACAGCTAGTCCAATGCTGCATTCTCCATCTGCAGCTGATAAACCTCCTCTGCCTCGAAAATCAATTATAAACTCTGTGTCGAAAAAGCTTGGACGGTTATATCCATTTGTGCGCGGTGAGGGTGATTCTTTCTCTAAAGCTCGAGCTAAACCTGCTAAGGATCGTAGACATTCCATATCATGA
- the LOC126655883 gene encoding BTB/POZ domain-containing protein SR1IP1 isoform X1: protein MVVELHQDQNSNMSSQKKELLTNAMKRTSEWIFSQEIPSDVTVHAGGSSFSLHKFPLVSKSGFIRKLVSASSDADLSEIELPDIPGGAEAFEVAAKFCYGINFEISTENIALLRCVAEYLEMTEDYGVGNLVARTEAYINEVALKSLAGAVSILHLSEKYLPLAEKVKLVSRCIDAIAFMACKETQFSISGRSDSGNEGMHSSLTPQPKPIVDWWAEDLTVLRIDIFQRVLGAMMARGFKQYALGPILMLYAQKSLRGLQEIFGKGRKKIELQQEHEKRVVLETIVSLLPREKNVLSVSFLSMLLRAAIYLETTVACRLDLEKKMALQLGQAVLDDLLIPSYSFTGDTLFDVDTIQRILMNYVEYQVQGIRMGYQAADDEYVSPPPSDMERVGKLMENYLAEIASDRNLTVARFINLAELIPEQSRITEDGIYRAIDIFLKAHPALSDMEKKKACSLMDCQKLSREACAHAAQNDRLPVQTVVQVLYYEQQRLRDVMNGDSPTIPSKTVYSTDNHNHNPPISDEISSLKRENQDLKLELTKMKMRMKEIENSSGGRSVTASPMLHSPSAADKPPLPRKSIINSVSKKLGRLYPFVRGEGDSFSKARAKPAKDRRHSIS, encoded by the exons ATGGTGGTGGAGCTTCATCAGGACCAAAATTCTAACATGTCATCCCAAAAGAAAGAGCTTCTGACCAATGCCATGAAGAGAACCAGTGAAtg GATTTTCTCCCAGGAAATTCCCAGTGATGTTACTGTTCATGCTGGTGGATCTTCTTTTTCATTGCATAAG TTTCCATTGGTGTCCAAGAGTGGTTTCATAAGAAAACTAGTATCAGCTTCTAGTGATGCTGATCTTTCCGAGATTGAACTCCCAGATATCCCCGGCGGGGCAGAAGCATTTGAAGTGGCAGCCAAGTTCTGCTATGGAATTAACTTCGAAATTAGTACAGAAAACATCGCCCTGCTTCGTTGTGTTGCAGAGTATCTAGAAATGACTGAGGATTATGGAGTTGGAAATTTAGTAGCAAGAACTGAAGCATACATAAATGAAGTGGCACTTAAAAGTCTTGCTGGTGCAGTTTCAATCTTGCACTTGTCCGAAAAATATCTTCCACTGGCCGAGAAAGTAAAATTGGTAAGTAGATGCATAGATGCTATAGCATTCATGGCCTGCAAGGAAACACAATTTTCTATATCGGGTAGGTCTGATAGCGGAAATGAAGGCATGCATTCTTCGTTGACGCCTCAACCAAAGCCCATTGTTGATTGGTGGGCTGAAGATTTAACTGTTCTTAGGATTGATATATTTCAAAGAGTTTTGGGTGCAATGATGGCTAGGGGGTTTAAACAATATGCTCTTGGTCCTATACTTATGCTCTATGCACAGAAATCGCTCCGAGGCTTG CAGGAAATATTTGGAAAGGGGAGGAAGAAAATTGAGCTACAACAAGAGCATGAAAAAAGGGTAGTCTTAGAGACAATAGTGAGTCTTTTACCAAGGGAAAAGAATGTATTGTCAGTCAGCTTTCTGTCGATGTTGCTTCGTGCTGCAATATATCTCGAAACAACAGTTGCTTGCCGGCTTGATTTGGAAAAAAAGATGGCATTGCAACTCGGACAAGCCGTGTTAGATGATCTCTTGATTCCTTCATATTCATTTACAGGTGACACATTGTTTGATGTGGATACAATTCAAAGAATCTTGATGAATTACGTTGAATACCAAGTGCAAGGAATCAGAATGGGGTATCAAGCTGCCGATGATGAGTATGTTTCTCCTCCTCCAAGTGATATGGAACGTGTCGGGAAGCTAATGGAGAACTACCTAGCTGAAATAGCTTCTGATCGGAACTTAACTGTTGCAAGATTCATCAATCTTGCTGAACTAATTCCAGAACAATCGAGGATAACAGAAGATGGCATATACAGAGCCATTGACATCTTCCTCAAG GCTCATCCTGCTTTAAGTGAcatggagaagaagaaagcatGCAGTTTAATGGATTGCCAGAAGCTATCCAGAGAAGCTTGTGCACACGCTGCACAAAACGACCGTCTTCCAGTTCAGACAGTAGTTCAGGTGCTATACTACGAGCAACAGCGACTTCGAGATGTTATGAATGGAGACTCACCCACAATTCCTTCTAAAACCGTATATTCTACTGataatcataatcataatccacCTATTTCTGATGAGATATCCAGCCTTAAAAGAGAGAATCAGGACCTGAAACTAGAGCTAACGAAAATGAAAATGCGAATGAAGGAAATTGAGAACTCGTCAGGAGGACGATCTGTGACAGCTAGTCCAATGCTGCATTCTCCATCTGCAGCTGATAAACCTCCTCTGCCTCGAAAATCAATTATAAACTCTGTGTCGAAAAAGCTTGGACGGTTATATCCATTTGTGCGCGGTGAGGGTGATTCTTTCTCTAAAGCTCGAGCTAAACCTGCTAAGGATCGTAGACATTCCATATCATGA
- the LOC126657751 gene encoding uncharacterized protein LOC126657751 — MEKLILKPYDKESMRMAMLKHEEMFKEQVHELHRLYRIQKILMRSIAGRRPNNTQNNQELWNSKHSINFAQKCIMTRGVETPADQDYAAESSGNEHRAVLEIIDESEIKLTLGPSSYNSTRRNKKNPHETPLTSDSGPSSFSSSSTGSSNIINKTTISSLIHRKMNAKTEESFGVDGGEELREERLNQPPWLFQVLSLNMT, encoded by the exons ATGGAGAAATTAATTCTCAAGCCTTATGACAAAGAATCCATGAGAATGGCCATGTTAAAACATGAAGAAATGTTTAAAGAACAG gTACATGAACTTCATAGACTATACAGAATCCAAAAGATTCTTATGAGAAGCATTGCTGGCAGAAGGCCAAATAATACACAGAATAATCAAGAATTATGGAACTCAAAACATAGCATTAATTTTGCACAGAAGTGTATAATGACACGTGGCGTAGAAACACCAGCTGATCAAGATTATGCAGCAGAATCAAGCGGTAATGAACATAGAGCTGTCTTAGAAATTATAGATGAGAGTGAAATTAAGCTAACATTGGGTCCTTCAAGTTATAATAGTACCAGAAGGAATAAAAAAAACCCTCATGAGACACCATTAACATCAGATTCAGGTCCTTCAAgtttttcttcatcttcaacCGGTTCGAGTAACATTATAAATAAGACGACAATAAGTTCTTTAATCCATCGGAAAATGAACGCGAAAACGGAAGAATCTTTCGGGGTTGATGGTGGTGAAGAATTGAGAGAGGAGAGATTAAATCAGCCTCCTTGGCTTTTTCAAGTTTTGAGTCTAAATATGACTTGA